The Prunus persica cultivar Lovell chromosome G7, Prunus_persica_NCBIv2, whole genome shotgun sequence genome has a segment encoding these proteins:
- the LOC18769491 gene encoding probable polygalacturonase: MVETIPLGRFHHQRLDLKRWFPTFLSSHKTLFTVLWIAAFASVFVWQRNIVDGFSIFKRVPVRAMPKLRPVAFNLTDFGAVGDGVTLNTEAFEKAVLAISKLGKKGGGQLNVPSGRWLTAPFNLTSHMTLFLAEDAEILGIQDEKYWPLMPPLPSYGYGREHPGPRYGSLIHGQNLKDIVITGHNGTINGQGQTWWKKYRQKLLNHTRGPLVQIMWSSNILISNITLRDSPFWTLHPYDCKNVTVRNVTILAPVVEAPNTDGIDPDSCEDMVIEDCYISVGDDGIAIKSGWDQYGISYGRPSKNILIRNLVVRSMVSAGVSIGSEMSGGVSNVTVENVLVWSSRRAVRIKTAPGRGGYVRHITYRNLTFDNVRVGIVIKTDYNEHPDEGYDPKALPVLKDISFTSVHGQGVRVPVRIHGSEEIPVRNVTFRDMSVGLTYKKKHIFQCAFVQGRVIGTIFPAPCENLDRYDEQGKLVKHSASQNMTDIDYDF; this comes from the exons ATGGTGGAGACCATACCACTCGGGCGGTTCCACCACCAAAGGCTGGACTTGAAGCGCTGGTTCCCGACCTTCTTGTCCTCGCACAAAACCCTCTTCACTGTGCTTTGGATCGCGGCATTCGCATCGGTTTTTGTGTGGCAGAGGAATATTGTAGATGGGTTTTCAATATTTAAGCGAGTTCCGGTGAGGGCCATGCCAAAGCTGAGACCTGTGGCTTTCAATTTGACTGATTTTGGGGCAGTGGGTGATGGGGTTACTTTGAACACCGAGGCCTTCGAGAAGGCTGTGTTGGCTATTTCCAAGCTGGGCAAAAAAGGCGGTGGTCAGCTCAATGTGCCTTCTGGGCGCTGGCTCACAGCGCCCTTTAATCTCACCAGTCACATGACTCTCTTTCTTGCTGAAGATGCTGAGATTCTTGGGATTCAG GATGAGAAGTATTGGCCTTTGATGCCTCCATTGCCTTCGTATGGGTATGGGAGAGAGCATCCTGGGCCTCGGTATGGGAGTTTGATTCATGGTCAAAATCTTAAAGATATTGTTATAACAG GGCATAATGGTACCATAAACGGACAGGGTCAAACGTGGTGGAAGAAGTACCGGCAGAAGCTTCTGAACCACACTAGGGGTCCACTTGTACAGATTATGTGGTCAAGCAACATTTTGATCAGTAATATAACTTTGCGTGATTCTCCTTTTTGGACACTTCATCCATATGACTGCAAAAATGTTACTGTTAGGAATGTTACGATTTTGGCTCCCGTAGTTGAAGCTCCAAATACTGATGGAATAGATCCTG ATTCATGTGAGGATATGGTGATTGAGGACTGTTACATAAGCGTGGGGGATGATGGAATTGCAATAAAGAGTGGCTGGGATCAGTACGGAATTTCTTATGGACGGCCATCGAAGAATATACTCATTAGAAATCTTGTTGTTCGCTCTATGGTCAG TGCCGGCGTATCAATAGGCAGTGAGATGTCTGGTGGGGTTTCAAATGTCACGGTAGAGAATGTTCTTGTGTGGAGCTCAAGGCGTGCTGTTCGGATCAAGACCGCCCCTGGAAGAGGCGGATATGTGCGTCACATAACCTATCGGAATCTGACATTTGACAATGTTCGAGTTGGAATTGTTATCAAGACAGACTACAACGAGCACCCCGATGAGGGCTATGATCCAAAGGCTCTTCCAGTGCTCAAGGACATAAGCTTCACAAGCGTCCATGGACAGGGAGTTCGTGTGCCCGTTCGTATCCATGGGAGTGAAGAGATTCCAGTGAGAAATGTGACTTTTCGGGATATGTCAGTAGGTCTAACATACAAAAAGAAGCACATTTTTCAATGTGCCTTTGTTCAAGGTCGCGTAATAGGGACCATCTTCCCTGCCCCTTGTGAGAATCTTGACCGGTATGATGAGCAAGGGAAGTTGGTGAAGCACTCTGCATCCCAGAACATGACAGACATAGATTATGATTTTTGA
- the LOC18769244 gene encoding protein TIFY 10A yields the protein MSSSSETLEVSGQRGLRMAEKPSSFTQTCSMLCQYLKEKGSFGDLSLDMACNMQQSNGTGTPEMFHQKAPPVNFFPFMENSRNLPATPGDFKSMDLFPQQAGFGSSVPRGDVPKMADSSVKKSVPGEPQKAQMTIFYGGQVIVFDDFPADKAKEVMLLASKESSHSQAAQASIPAKSNNVFASHLGKNPMNSSSSVPPSANMFPKFGNQVIQEAPKPSPQPIVCDLPIARKASLHRFLEKRKDRINNKAPYQTSSPAAGPAKPAEGKSWLGLAAQPTQ from the exons ATGTCGAGTTCATCGGAGACTCTGGAGGTTTCAGGGCAAAGAGGGTTGAGGATGGCGGAGAAGCCATCGAGCTTCACTCAGACTTGTAGCATGCTCTGCCAGTACCTCAAAGAGAAGGGCAGCTTTGGAGATCTGAGCCTTGACATGGCATGCAACATGCAACAATCCAACG GGACAGGGACACCTGAGATGTTTCATCAGAAAGCCCCACCCGTGAATTTCTTTCCATTTATGGAAAACTCAAGGAACCTGCCAGCAACTCCTGGAGACTTTAAATCCATGGATTTGTTCCCTCAACAAGCTGGTTTTGGTTCCTCAGTTCCCAGAGGAGATGTTCCCAAGATGGCTGATTCTAG TGTGAAGAAATCTGTCCCAGGAGAGCCTCAAAAGGCACAAATGACCATCTTCTATGGCGGACAAGTAATCGTGTTTGATGATTTTCCAGCAGACAAGGCAAAGGAAGTTATGCTCTTAGCAAGCAAGGAAAGTTCCCACAGCCAAGCCGCTCAGGCTTCTATTCCGGCCAAGAGTAACAATGTGTTTGCCTCTCATTTGGGCAAGAATCCAATGAATTCCAGCAGTTCAGTTCCTCCAAGTGCTAacatgtttcccaagtttggCAATCAAGTCATTCAGGAGGCCCCTAAGCCATCGCCTCAACCCATTGTTTgtg ATCTACCGATTGCAAGGAAAGCTTCACTTCACCGATTCCTGGAGAAGAGAAAGGATAG GATCAACAACAAAGCACCATACCAAACAAGCAGCCCTGCAGCCGGCCCGGCAAAGCCAGCTGAAGGAAAGTCATGGTTAGGCTTGGCTGCTCAACCAACCCAATGA